In Haliotis asinina isolate JCU_RB_2024 chromosome 15, JCU_Hal_asi_v2, whole genome shotgun sequence, the sequence ATCCTATCTCCTACCAGTGGGATACAGTTTCCACCAGTGTTGCCGTAACACAGTTATATATAGACAGTAGGGCGTGCACCAATTCATCCAAACCTCAATTCGATTTTCGATATTGGACCCTTGCTTCgattcttcatacaagtaaaatTGTCAGATTTCTTAACTCTCAGACTCAGCTTTCTTGTCCTGAAATCCATTGTGAACTTGGCGATGTCTACTAACAAGTTGTAGTAAAACCTTTGTTCTGGCTGTGTGGAGATCATTTAAATCGGTATTCAAACATCAAATCGAAATAGTGATCAtggttattgaaaactgaaactaaGGTGTCAATTTTTGATTAATCGGATAAAGCAGCTACAGCCCTAATTAACAGCACCTTGTAGTCTGGTTAGATGCTAGTCTATCTGGGGACTTGGAGACATTACTTGACCATCATGTCAAGATTAATCTTAAAAGAGCTGATGTCATTCACTTCCACTTTCAAGTAAGCCCTTGACTGTAATCAAGTTACAGACTGTGTAGGGAAGTTCTGGGAAGAAGCACGAAACAAAATGGGTTAATATCATGCTCTGCAAGTTACACATAGCATGATCTTAGGACATACATGTCCTCTCTCCATTTCCATTTGCACTGAAGTAGTTTAGCACTGTAGAAGTATGATTGCCATgtggggacaccacaaatgggcttcccaTATTGTACAAatgcagggaatcaaacccaggtctggcatgatgagcaaatgctttgacCACAGAGTTACCTCTCAGTTTCCCCTTGCCAATGACTTGTACATATACGAGACAACTATGCAAACACCCTCTCTCATATATTCAAAAAGAATCGCTAAAGATGCAGGTTAGAATcatcttctgtaacccatgcttgtcataagatgcaAATAATGGGATTGGatagtcagacttgctgactttgttgacacatcatcctatcccaattatgtagatatgctgttgatcactggactgtctggttgaGACTTTATTATGTAGACTGCCCCATACACTTgggacattgctgagtgtggtaccCACTCACACATATTCACAAACTACCAAGAAGTCCATTGTGTTTATGGTTTATTGccatatattttgaaaggtaCACTTTGAAAGTGAGTTGCATGTtctgcattcatttacaacattTGATATATACTGAAAACAATGTTTGTTTCCTTACAAAAACAATTCATATTTCTGAGACATTCACAAAGCACAGAACATTTGGAATTTTATATTGGAGAAAAAGGCATTTGTATAATATAGAAATAAGCAGAGGTAGATTATATTGGGATTGCTACAAGGCTCTTGAGTTCCATCGTGAAACATTCAGTCGGTGTACCCTGTGCGAGGAGACATTTGATTTAACCGTGACGTACTAATTGGAACTTACATCAAGCACTGACTGAATCTGGCCTTCATAACAAAACCTGTACCACTTCCATTTGACCAATTGGATCTCTATAATGCTCATGATCAGAACAGAATATTATTTGTGATCAACACAAAAACAACGAACAGTTAGTCAGAAGAAACAGACTGCAAAATATATGCAATGTCGCATAGAATGGgaaagtttatatatatatatgtatatatatatatatatttatatatatcgtCAAATTTCAAGAGTGAAATTTAACATTTTGCATAACATGGAAGAATAGCTTAAACAGTGAAAACTTTGTGTAGTCGTAACTGTATTCAACTTAAATAAAGAAGACGTACATATACTTTATCCTACTTCAAAATGATGTGAAACGTTTAGTTATATTGCTAGTTCATAAAAGACATTAGTAGGTGAGGAGAGAGATTATACAGCAGAAAAGACCCTTGAGACGTTTTGCTCTAATTCCAAGTCTGATTCAAGAAATAGGTTCTTGAAAAAACAATTCATAGCCACAATTTTAAAAGTCGAAAACGTCCGTCCTATAGAAACTACCTCAATATAAAAATGCTCAACAATAATTAGTCTTGTAAGTTTATCttgaatgaaataaatgaataagaCAAAACAATTTGATTCACGACATTAAAGAAACCCAACATAATGTTGTCCACCCAATaaaatttttatatatacatttttttgtATTTAAGATAAAAATTCAGAATAAAAAAGACCAGAATATTAacctgaaatgaaatgaatttctTTGCTATCTTTTGTACTGAGGTATTGATTGCAAAAATACAAGAAACAGTGAAGACAATTCAACAAATATATCTTCAAAGCTGTAACGCAAAAAGTGCACTGCTGTATATGTAGCATGAAGATGCTGATGAATTATGCAAAAAGCTTGgaaaagaaagagaaaaagtaTTTAACATTCCTGAATATGCCATGACTTTGAAAGAATTAAGGAAAATAAACTGTACATGACTTATTTGAAAGGTAAACCAATGACAGTGATTACATCTCTGAACATTAAGGCAAATATGGTCTGACCCATGGTCTCAATGCTAAAATGTCTTTTCTTTAAACAATGTTAGATAGTTTAAGGTATGAGCTAGGACTGATTGCTGTCAAGAGAAATGCAAATCTGTTTGCCACAGAAGACACTTAAAGATGAGCAGGGTTTCCACAACCATAATTGAGTATGAATTCCACTGAAATATTCAACCAATGAAATTGATAGGTTTCCATAACTTGCTGATAGAATGAAACTTACATTTCAAATGATCATAACTCTAGTATTACTGAACGAGTCAGAAAGTCTTGACACAAAATTCACCTTGTATTTGTGAGTATGTTATTTCATTTCTTGAGTTGTCAGCTGCGTAGGTAACATTTGCTCAGACaagtattatgtattattattgagAGTGCTGGAACATGTCATCACTGAGAGATGACAAAATTAAAATAGATGGGAATTATTATGTTTATTTCAATTGCGCATATGCATAACAAAAAGTGTTATAAATCTGAATTATTTCAATAACCTTCCTTGAGCATGTGATGAATTGTCAAAATACTACAGGTAGGAAAATACTATGAGATTTATACACTTGTTATTAGTCTTGCATACATTGACTATCTGAAAACTGGCCGAGAAATATCGTGTGCGAcaatttacaaaaacaaaaattgaGCGACAAAGCATTTTTTTACAGCACCAATGCAAGCAGACAAGATACACCCATTCCTTGCCCAGGAAAGTAGTCCAGTCTCACACAAAGTCTCCCAATTCTGTTCTCTCCTTGCAAAGTTCAAGGTATTCACAAACAGTGTGGGTGTGGCTTAGAATAGATCTGTCTCATTGACAGAGTAGTAGAGTCACAGTTTGTCCCTGAATTGCCTCAGTCCATCCAATGATGTATTTCTCCTTCATATAAACTTGACATCTGTCTGCAAGCTATCTACGGCCAAGCACAAGCTTTATGTACAGCTTCGCACACAATACGTTGAGGTAATGAGTTTTGATAGATTCAGAGCTGATAGAGGAGAGAAAAAGATTTGTGGCTATGTACAAATTCTATAGTTTTTATGCTAGAGtttgcacatttgtcttttcccaCAACACTTGTTCTTGTTTCCATTGAAGAGTTGGTGACAGAGGCGTCACTTGCCAGTTGCTGGACAGTTATTCTGAGTGGTTCCCGGCCATGTCCGTTGCATCGGCTCGGCATATAGGGCAGGTTCGGTTGGTCTGGAAATAACAACAGTTTGTACAGTGTTATTcatgtaaataaggatttatcaAATTAGATGTTAACATACTGAAAGGCAGGTGACTGTGTAttatttattcaacattttgtaACATGAGACAATAGTGTGATTTTCCCCCCAACTAATGGCTGAGCAGTAATGAGCAGTAACCTATGACATCACGAGATGATACAGAGAAGGTGCTACAAGATACGAACTTTATACCATTTCTGTTTAACAATTTAATAACTAGGTGTTAAACCTGCAAAAGTGAATTTGTAAATCTTTCACAAGTTAATTTAAATGGAATTTCACAGACGTGAATTTAGTTTTCTGTTAAATACTCTGCGACATAATTTGATAGAAACTGTCAATAGTGTGATGACAATCAGCTTTCTGCAAGTCGAGCAAGGTCTAAAccattgtgacagaggtattcAATGTCTCAAGTTCTCTTGGTAGACTCACCTTGAgccatttgtcaacacattttGTGTGGAACTCATGGCCACACGGAAGCACTCTCAGCAGCTGGCGACTCTCGAAGTCACACATGCACACCACACACGATGTCTGGTCCAAGTCGGAGCGAGGTGTCTCACTGTTAAAGTAGTATGCTGGTAGCTGTTTGATGTCAGCCTTAGAAAGACCTCGCGGTTTGGCCTCTCCCAGTCGTTCCGCTAAACTCAACAGGGCCTGCAGGATATAgtatacaaataaataaaagaaacacATATCTGGGTATCTGCACCTAGGgttcagatatacatgtatctgataCTTGAGACCAAGAAGGGGCTCTCCTCAATCCTTCAAACACAACTATCCACACTGTAGCACATGTTTATCCAAgaacttgtttctttgactggcattctagaagttgggtagatgaaggatgaggactatttaTATGGAAAAGGAACTTCCTAATTCTGTATAGGCGTCACTTCCTTAGCAACGACAATAAAATCAATGTTGAAACATCGCTTATACAGAATAAGGAAGTTGTAGTCCAtaaaaatagtcctcatcctttAAGAATTTCTTTACACCTCGAAATGGGGTGTTACATTTTACTGCTTGATAACAATGAATTGCAATTGAAGGGCAGTCAATTCACACAGCACACAGCGTGTTGTGATCATCAGCAAGcgaagaaacaaaatatacacgtACACCTACCTCGTAGTTTTCCTCCGTTGCCTCATCTGGGGGATCTCGACCATAAGGAGGCACAGGCGGATTACCCAACATGGCTCTAGAGAAGAGAAAATATTAGTCAACCAAAGACATATAAGTAATGACACTCATAATCAAGACAGTGAATTGATAACTGATAACTAAAGTGACTACAGGCAATAGATAGACACAAGCCTATTCATCACACTAAAATCCACTGAAATGATGCACAATACTGAATGTTAAAACTACAGAGTTGAACAAAAGAGTAAGATAAAATGGCTTACAGGAAGTGAAGGAGGAATCCTGGgtatggaggtggtggtggtggtagtgatcCACGTAACCGACTACGTCCTGCAGCTCTCCTTGCGTAATAGCGCTGATATGGACCCTGCAAGtaacacattttattaaaaCTTTTCACATAAAAGACTAGAAATTATTCTATCAATTAAAATGTAATAGCTGAGTTGAGCAGAGTTCCACAACGGCAATATTTCGGTAACGAGATAAATTCTTCATTCATGAGAATTTTATGTTCAAAGTTTAtgttaaaaaaaccccacatatacaatgcaatacatttttttcagtttgaagtTGAAGATAGACTTTGAAATTTAAGATGATTACAAAAcctatttgtgaaaaaaaacccccaaaaacccaaaagaacaaaacaaaaaaaaaccccaacattcCTTTCAAATAATCTTAAAATACCAATCAGCTTTTCTCTTACCATGTATATATCATGCGGTGTTGGGTGCACAACTGGCTCTTGTAAAATGACTGGAGGGGAGGGGTTCAGTGTTGCCCCAGGGTGAATACTAGTGGGGATGGGGTAATGTGGCCGGTGTTCTGCAATAATTTGCACATCTTCATCCTGAAACAAAGACGTCAAGTTTAATTTAAAGTCTATCATATATTCTGAATCAATGAGAAAATTTGGtctgatttattattatttaaatcaGCATTTGTTTTCACCTACCCGCATCTGAGGTTGAGGGACATGTGGAAACTGTGCATGTCCAGTGTGCGTCAAGCCATGGTGGTGTGGCATCGGATGGTGAGGGGGCGGGTGATGTGTATGGTGCAGTATCGGTGGTATTGTATGTGGAACCGGCATCTGCTGCAGACTGCACGCTGGAATGTGCTGCATGCTGCATGACGGCAGCTGCACTGTGCATGCAGGAATGGACCATGTTGGCTGCGTGTTGCACATCTGCATGTGTGCGGCACTGCACACGGGCATGTGATGTGGACCGGTGCACACAGGTATGGCATATGGCGTCATGGTAACAGGTGCAGACACTTGAACCTGTGGTGCAAAAGATGAATATATGAAGAGATGTGGTTGAGAATTGATGATCAAGAAACATTAGATCAACAAGTTCTCATTAATAGCTAATGCCCGCCTGCTAATTTGCACATGAATAATGCATACCTTAATTCATACACTGACACAAGGTTAGGTGATACAACGAGTTGGACATAGGCATCTCATTTCATACTATTGTTATCAATTTCCGGAAACATTCATAGAGACAAGCAGAAAATTGAATCTATGAATAATATatgagagttttcaaaattacaGCGGTTAGCTTATTTCACCAACAATAATATCTTTGAAAGGTTGTGACCTTTTAACCTATCACAAATGAAGCATCATGATGAAGGTTGATAAAGCGTACCTGATCTACATCAATGACAACAGGATGCTGGGGGGACTGGCCAGGCAGGACGGCCGCAGGATGGAGTTGTCTCCCTGTCAACACAGGGGGTTGGAAGGCGCGACGTTCAGGAGATTCGGACTGTCGCAATGTGTTGCGTTCACGAGCTGTCCTCCTTCTAGTCCCAGGGCTGCAACATAAGGgagtattgtaaagctaatgcCATGTTAATACCAATAAAATTATCACCtgatgcaaacatacatcagtcTAACAAAAATTCTTTGTTCAAGTGAATATCCTACACTGATGACTGAAAACCTGGTAAATGCACTGTATAGTAGTTTGTGCAAGAGAGTGAGTGCAGCTAACATTCACCTGTTTCAAACATGGCGACTGCAATACAGAAAAGATGAAATACATTCTGAAATATTCTGTTCATAAATAACTAACAATTCCCAACATGTGACTGCATTATCATGGACGGCCTTATATATGAAGAAAAACACGCGTATCACAAACACGGCCAGCTGTGACACACTTCAGTCACACATGTTCCAAAGTAAACACTGGGACAAACTCGTCAATGAATACCTGGAAAATTTCGACACTAATCCATTCTGATATTCCATCAGTATTCTCCTAGCTGTAATGGCCACATCCCTGCTGAATTTACGCTGCAGTCGCTTTGAATCCAGCTGAATATTTGTGGTTCTTGCAAGGTCTCTTAAGTGAGAGGCCAGCATGGGAGTTACTTCCCCTACATCAACTTGTCTCAGCAAGATCAATGCAGAGTCCTccaactgtttttgttttgacacCAGCTTCTGAACAAAGTTGGTGAGAGTGGATCTCAATACACATTCAACTGGCTGGCCCAATATGCGAGAAATGATCTCCAGCTTCTGCTGAACTTTCTGCATCTTCCTGTCCACACATATTCTGACGTACAACCAGAGGTACAACTCAAACATATACTGGGAGTGAAGCTCTTGATAAAACTGCATCAAGTTATGCTGCGAACACAGTTGGTAGAGATGTTCGAACACCATatcatccaccaatccatccaCACTGATCAGACCAAAATCCCTCAGATGCCTATCGAATGATGAATCCCTTTGTCCATACAGAGGTATCCCACCTTCAGCACGAACTGGGCGACAAGACTCCATGATACCAGCCATTGCTGGCCGGGTAGGGACAATGGGACTAGAAGCTTGCCTCTCGTTTAATTCAAACAGTGGATACAACAGAATCCCCGAAAAGACACAATGGGAAGGACAATAGTCTATTTGTGGCCAGCTCACACTGTGTGCAAGTGTAAGCAAGTCATGCGAATCCGTTGATGAGATGTTTCGACCCGTCAACGCTGTCACACTCCCTACACATTGTGTAGGTCGTCGCACCCTACTCACAGCATGTGCGGCATATTGCTCGGGGACCTCATACAATCCTTTATTTAGGGTGGTTTTCAAACTGTGAGCATAGCTCCATCCATCAATATAACATGTCTCCACACAGCCACAGCTGTGCTGCAAGTCCAGCAGATTACTTCCTCCTAAATCCTCCCTGGAGGACTCACAATGATCTCGGCCATTACAAACCCCATATTCAGCTGGTAATAATGAATATATCTTTTCAGCAACTTCTTGTAACCTTTCTTCAGACAGAATAGAACTGATGTTTGTCCTTGTTCTTTGGGATGATAAAATATCCCAAGCTATGTCAGAAACTTGATTGAAAGCTGTGGACCAAATCTGAGATTCGGTTGAACAGGCCCTATCAAACTCCATACGAGGGATATAGCACGCAGGCTCATTCAGGCCTGACCATACAGGTCTCCACAGAGGATCAGTGATATCTGAAGTAAAAGCTGTACTCAAATGGATTTAACTGCTGATGGAGGCATGGTACTCCCTGATTCACTAGCAATGATTCAGAAAGGGAACTTTCCCTCAACACCAGCTGAATCATAACGGCATCCCTTACCCAAAGAACACGTTTAATAATTCCTGACTAATAAGCCATTGACTCATTAGTAGAGAAAGCCTGCATGACTAAGTCCTCACTGTAGTTGACTGTAATGAACACAAACAGGCTGTGAGGAATAGTAACTAGCTGACAAGTCAAGTTTTCATCTACAACACTGTTTGGCAATTCCAAAGCATAAATTAACCCACACTGGTATTTATTCTGTGTTTGTAATTACAAAAATTACATGATCAGAAATGTCAATGCAATTTCCACTGTTGGCTACTTAGAAAAAGGTTGTTTATTTCAAAACCTTCAAAACCATTCATATACAAGTCTGTTGTGGTAGTCTCAGCATGCCTGTGCATGCAGCCAAAGAAAACATGAATACATATGTCACCTGTGACATCATGCCACAATGATTCAGCTCTACAAGTGACATCAGCACCTTTAAATGACATCACAAAGGACAATacactccctgatctttcaagagttctctccctttcccCAGCACAATAATAAGCTTAACAACACTCACTCAAGCATGCATGAAGCCATTAAACCAAGCATCCATTCAACCgaacaaaaatatttgaaaggatGTTTTTTCAAAGATCCTTTAAAATCTTCTGCGCAGTGACATTCAGTGGGCAGCTTCCATCAATCCAGAATAAAGTAACGTATGCTTGAATTTCCTCCAAACTACCCCCATTATATAGTGATCTGGCTACGTGCCAGATATGTGGTTTCAACATTGAATGGAAAAACGAGCTCAATGTTGAGGGATGTGATAAATATTAGCCAGGCCACATGAGACTATAATCATTCGATTTATCTAGCTTGCATAAGCAGGGAAACTTTAGCACGGCACAATGTGTGCGTCCAGGTGTCCTTCACCTTGATATTACAACAGGCTGTTGGGGCCCTACATGGCGGAGTCATTACCTGCATCGAAATATTCTTCACAATGGCCCAGCAAGCACTGACCTATCTTGACCTTTTAATCCAGTCTGATGGATTAACAAGGGCTGTCCATAAAGAGGGAAGTGTTCATGGTCTACCAGCTAAGCCTAACAAAAGTACTGGAAGACACTGAGGGAAACTCAAGTACTGAatactgaaaataattcattacttTAATTTATCAGACTAtgaaatgtttgacatttatCTAATCATACTCATAATTTAACCTACCAAACCATCAATCACTCTGACACTGCCTAATTTGCATAGAGCTAAGTAATGAATTTTGCAAAACACATGATGGAAGAAAAGTACATGAAATTGATTGCAATTGACAAAATAGCTGGCATCTTTCTCAAAGCTTAAACTGAGCCCAAATCAGCTTATTTGTTCTTATTTCAGCTTAGAAAAGGCATAAATATTTAATAGATTTTCTTCTGCTTCATGCAGCTAGCTAAGAAAGTTTTTGAGAGCTAGACTTTGGCTGAAACTCAAAATTTCCAGCATCTTGAAAACATCACCCGAGGAAATGCACAAATTATCAAAGCTGCAACCACAAGCTGAGCTGAGTGGAGAGAAAGCGGCCAACAGCTGAACACTAGTCAAGTACCTCATTATACCGTCACCATCTGTATAACAACAAATCAGCCTCAGTATAAGACCCTCCCTGCCAATGACCTTGCCCTTGAAGAATACAGCAAACCTCCATTATATGGATTCCTAGCCTTTCCATATTCTCCTTGATTGGGCGACTGGCAATCAGAGAAGGGCTTCACAGCTTGCAACACTAGTTAGCCGAGGCCTTTCTAGCTTGGTAGTGATGACTGTTGACTAACACATGACACATTATTTAGAACCATACAAATCTCTCTAAATTCTTCTGTTGTATGATGTTTATTTTATACAAATTTGTCATAAAGAGCAAGTTGGACATGAATCTTTCATAAAccagattatttttttttagttCATTAAATTTTACAGTCTAAATTCATAGAGCAGGACTTTCAATAATAAAGAACAAACTTTAAATTTGCCAGTCTGATCCTAAATTGTTCAGTTTCAAGAGATAGCTTTTATAAGTATGACATTTTTAACTATACAGGAGTAAGGTGGTATCCTGCTATGCTACCCTGATGAAATGATAAATATCCTACACAAAACTAATTCACAGAACAGTCAGGTGTAACCAAGGACCACATGTTCACTACGATCTCAAGACAGAACTTAAGTATAGTTCACTGGGACACCATGTCTCATGTCCTGCTGAACCAACATGGGCATCCAATTGTTTGCTTGGCATTCTAGGAGTTAAAAGGcgctgtcatccataaagttgtacaTTTCACTCTTGGACATCAAAGTTGAGTCCAAGCATTCAGTTTGGACAGACTCAAAAAATATCTGCCTGAATCTTGCAGGTTGTTACCATATAACAGatatggtttcttttgttaCATAGCACACTCTTCTCCTCTCTTGATAAGCAAAGGCCATATACTCTACCTGATGACCCCTAGCTAAACGGCAAGAACCCCTCCCAGTAACATTTCCCCTAAGTGTAGCTCATTAGGGAAATTAAGCTGAGGATCAAACTCGTATTGCCTTGTAGCTGAATTACAAGAACAAAGAAAGTGGATTTTGTTCCCACACAACCCACAGGGAGTAATTTTATATCCCGGTTAGCATATGTTACATCTTTAAGAGAAGCTgctatttcaataattttgtaaCTGTTTCATTTAAACAGAAATTCTGGGAAATAATCAATAAAACCTGTTATTTataatttctgacattttcctGAAGTAATCCCCACAACACAGTATCCCACAGCTGGGATGTTAATTCCAAACAGGGAATATTCACGGAGGAaaaaaatcaattgattttacCATATTCCAAACAATGACTGACTTGTGCAATTAAACATTCTTTATCACTAATCGATAATTGTTCTATTATGTAGAACTGTCCAAAGAGGGTATTTCTTTACATGTAAAGAAACTGTTGCCATGTAACATATTTCATCAGTATTATGTAGTGTTCATATttcattgaaataatttttgaacgaactgtttctgaacTTCTGTTAAACAGAGGGAACTTCACTCAATGAAATGGTTACAATTGGGACATTttgttcaaaaaaaaaaaaagatggcCGACAGAAAATAGGATTAGCTCCCTCAGCTTGGTGTCTTGGAAGGACTGTCTCAACTCAGAAAATTTGGTGTTGGTCATGAATTAATTCAACATGTCACAGCAAGGAGATGGATGGCCCAAACCAGCAAAGCCCATTGGCATACGAGTGGTTTCCCTTTTAACTTGCAGCCAATCAGAAGGGCCTGTGAATCACA encodes:
- the LOC137266179 gene encoding E3 ubiquitin-protein ligase RNF38-like isoform X1; its protein translation is MEFDRACSTESQIWSTAFNQVSDIAWDILSSQRTRTNISSILSEERLQEVAEKIYSLLPAEYGVCNGRDHCESSREDLGGSNLLDLQHSCGCVETCYIDGWSYAHSLKTTLNKGLYEVPEQYAAHAVSRVRRPTQCVGSVTALTGRNISSTDSHDLLTLAHSVSWPQIDYCPSHCVFSGILLYPLFELNERQASSPIVPTRPAMAGIMESCRPVRAEGGIPLYGQRDSSFDRHLRDFGLISVDGLVDDMVFEHLYQLCSQHNLMQFYQELHSQYMFELYLWLYVRICVDRKMQKVQQKLEIISRILGQPVECVLRSTLTNFVQKLVSKQKQLEDSALILLRQVDVGEVTPMLASHLRDLARTTNIQLDSKRLQRKFSRDVAITARRILMEYQNGLVSKFSSPGTRRRTARERNTLRQSESPERRAFQPPVLTGRQLHPAAVLPGQSPQHPVVIDVDQVQVSAPVTMTPYAIPVCTGPHHMPVCSAAHMQMCNTQPTWSIPACTVQLPSCSMQHIPACSLQQMPVPHTIPPILHHTHHPPPHHPMPHHHGLTHTGHAQFPHVPQPQMRDEDVQIIAEHRPHYPIPTSIHPGATLNPSPPVILQEPVVHPTPHDIYMGPYQRYYARRAAGRSRLRGSLPPPPPPYPGFLLHFLAMLGNPPVPPYGRDPPDEATEENYEVGALLSLAERLGEAKPRGLSKADIKQLPAYYFNSETPRSDLDQTSCVVCMCDFESRQLLRVLPCGHEFHTKCVDKWLKTNRTCPICRADATDMAGNHSE
- the LOC137266179 gene encoding E3 ubiquitin-protein ligase RNF38-like isoform X6 translates to MATSSLYSMLDSHTPNSMGHQLHQWGNFGMHSQVCQHLHSNLSQQMQHSPQIYSGIITDDPTRKSESPSRKRRKTSGTIVDLTNSPSPPPSSQRDAILDAARSVRRRSSTQRRVPGERCTTPRARRSPGTRRRTARERNTLRQSESPERRAFQPPVLTGRQLHPAAVLPGQSPQHPVVIDVDQVQVSAPVTMTPYAIPVCTGPHHMPVCSAAHMQMCNTQPTWSIPACTVQLPSCSMQHIPACSLQQMPVPHTIPPILHHTHHPPPHHPMPHHHGLTHTGHAQFPHVPQPQMRDEDVQIIAEHRPHYPIPTSIHPGATLNPSPPVILQEPVVHPTPHDIYMGPYQRYYARRAAGRSRLRGSLPPPPPPYPGFLLHFLAMLGNPPVPPYGRDPPDEATEENYEALLSLAERLGEAKPRGLSKADIKQLPAYYFNSETPRSDLDQTSCVVCMCDFESRQLLRVLPCGHEFHTKCVDKWLKTNRTCPICRADATDMAGNHSE
- the LOC137266179 gene encoding E3 ubiquitin-protein ligase RNF38-like isoform X5, with the translated sequence MATSSLYSMLDSHTPNSMGHQLHQWGNFGMHSQVCQHLHSNLSQQMQHSPQIYSGIITDDPTRKSESPSRKRRKTSGTIVDLTNSPSPPPSSQRDAILDAARSVRRRSSTQRRVPGERCTTPRARRSPGTRRRTARERNTLRQSESPERRAFQPPVLTGRQLHPAAVLPGQSPQHPVVIDVDQVQVSAPVTMTPYAIPVCTGPHHMPVCSAAHMQMCNTQPTWSIPACTVQLPSCSMQHIPACSLQQMPVPHTIPPILHHTHHPPPHHPMPHHHGLTHTGHAQFPHVPQPQMRDEDVQIIAEHRPHYPIPTSIHPGATLNPSPPVILQEPVVHPTPHDIYMGPYQRYYARRAAGRSRLRGSLPPPPPPYPGFLLHFLAMLGNPPVPPYGRDPPDEATEENYEVGALLSLAERLGEAKPRGLSKADIKQLPAYYFNSETPRSDLDQTSCVVCMCDFESRQLLRVLPCGHEFHTKCVDKWLKTNRTCPICRADATDMAGNHSE
- the LOC137266179 gene encoding E3 ubiquitin-protein ligase RNF38-like isoform X3, translating into MPVAASQKDSQIVQYHQLLPKPPSCHAGHLTSNFVPSPENLCGAESVALMPEGASQLASLSAAVSGVGESQGHYISTHSPPILNLSPNLSPTEPQRTSPFYDLRESTRRRSIQDLHSNLSQQMQHSPQIYSGIITDDPTRKSESPSRKRRKTSGTIVDLTNSPSPPPSSQRDAILDAARSVRRRSSTQRRVPGERCTTPRARRSPGTRRRTARERNTLRQSESPERRAFQPPVLTGRQLHPAAVLPGQSPQHPVVIDVDQVQVSAPVTMTPYAIPVCTGPHHMPVCSAAHMQMCNTQPTWSIPACTVQLPSCSMQHIPACSLQQMPVPHTIPPILHHTHHPPPHHPMPHHHGLTHTGHAQFPHVPQPQMRDEDVQIIAEHRPHYPIPTSIHPGATLNPSPPVILQEPVVHPTPHDIYMGPYQRYYARRAAGRSRLRGSLPPPPPPYPGFLLHFLAMLGNPPVPPYGRDPPDEATEENYEALLSLAERLGEAKPRGLSKADIKQLPAYYFNSETPRSDLDQTSCVVCMCDFESRQLLRVLPCGHEFHTKCVDKWLKTNRTCPICRADATDMAGNHSE
- the LOC137266179 gene encoding E3 ubiquitin-protein ligase RNF38-like isoform X8 → MEGLRYDCGLCLYLHSNLSQQMQHSPQIYSGIITDDPTRKSESPSRKRRKTSGTIVDLTNSPSPPPSSQRDAILDAARSVRRRSSTQRRVPGERCTTPRARRSPGTRRRTARERNTLRQSESPERRAFQPPVLTGRQLHPAAVLPGQSPQHPVVIDVDQVQVSAPVTMTPYAIPVCTGPHHMPVCSAAHMQMCNTQPTWSIPACTVQLPSCSMQHIPACSLQQMPVPHTIPPILHHTHHPPPHHPMPHHHGLTHTGHAQFPHVPQPQMRDEDVQIIAEHRPHYPIPTSIHPGATLNPSPPVILQEPVVHPTPHDIYMGPYQRYYARRAAGRSRLRGSLPPPPPPYPGFLLHFLAMLGNPPVPPYGRDPPDEATEENYEALLSLAERLGEAKPRGLSKADIKQLPAYYFNSETPRSDLDQTSCVVCMCDFESRQLLRVLPCGHEFHTKCVDKWLKTNRTCPICRADATDMAGNHSE
- the LOC137266179 gene encoding RING finger protein 44-like isoform X4, translated to MAGIMESCRPVRAEGGIPLYGQRDSSFDRHLRDFGLISVDGLVDDMVFEHLYQLCSQHNLMQFYQELHSQYMFELYLWLYVRICVDRKMQKVQQKLEIISRILGQPVECVLRSTLTNFVQKLVSKQKQLEDSALILLRQVDVGEVTPMLASHLRDLARTTNIQLDSKRLQRKFSRDVAITARRILMEYQNGLVSKFSSPGTRRRTARERNTLRQSESPERRAFQPPVLTGRQLHPAAVLPGQSPQHPVVIDVDQVQVSAPVTMTPYAIPVCTGPHHMPVCSAAHMQMCNTQPTWSIPACTVQLPSCSMQHIPACSLQQMPVPHTIPPILHHTHHPPPHHPMPHHHGLTHTGHAQFPHVPQPQMRDEDVQIIAEHRPHYPIPTSIHPGATLNPSPPVILQEPVVHPTPHDIYMGPYQRYYARRAAGRSRLRGSLPPPPPPYPGFLLHFLAMLGNPPVPPYGRDPPDEATEENYEALLSLAERLGEAKPRGLSKADIKQLPAYYFNSETPRSDLDQTSCVVCMCDFESRQLLRVLPCGHEFHTKCVDKWLKTNRTCPICRADATDMAGNHSE